Within the Mustela lutreola isolate mMusLut2 chromosome 2, mMusLut2.pri, whole genome shotgun sequence genome, the region GCTCCCtataaaggagaaaggaagagaattaaCTCTCCTTGGGACCCAAGATGACATTTTCGCTGCCAGATATTTTTTTGACCTAAAAGCCTCTGAAAGTCTTGTCATGGGACCTGTGAAAATATCGACTCCCACATGCCTGATGAATAGAATTGAAGTTGACACAGCTCACTATATGCTTGTAAAAGCTGAATTACTCCAGGAGATGACAGAATTAGAAGAAAAGTACGATACTCGTTGTGAGGTTTGGGGAGACAGTAATAAAATCCACATTCTCTTTGAACCTAAGGACAAGGAATTCGATCTGTCTGCCCATGCTTATTCCAGTTTCATCGATGCCTATCAATATGTGTCAAGTCAGCTGATGAGAGAAGTTCTTTCACTGAAACCTCTgggcaaagagagaaagcactTACATCAGAACAAGTTTGCAGATGACTTCAGAGAAAACCATCCGCATGTACACTTTGTACTAAATCAAGAGTCAATGACTTTGACTGGGTTGCCAAATCACCTTGCAAAGGCAAAGcagtatatctttaaaaaagtgggAATGTCCCTGTTAGCTGGAGATCAAAAGAATGAGGACCAAGAAACACGCGTGGACATTGATAGTAATGACTCAAAAGTAGCTCTCTCGACATTCCAGCACTCTGCCAGTTCCGGGGCGtcaggaggggagaaggaagaggacatATGTAGCATCTGTATTGACATCATTAGAGACAAACAAGTGCTATCGAAGTGCAAGCACGCATTCTGCACCTCTTGTATTAACAAAGCTTTTTCCTATAAGCCGGTCTGTCCTGTGTGCCAGACTTGCTATGGTATCCAGAAAGGCAATCAGCCAGAGGGAACCATGACTGTTACCGTCCTAAAAGACTCACTTCCAGGTTATGAATCCTGTGGCTCCATTATGATTACTTATAATATGAAAGGAGGCATACAAACAGTAAGTGTTTCTGAGGTACACGCGTTTCTTTTCAATATGCTAGAATGAGCAGAGACTCATGAGACTGTTCTGGTGCAGATTACTGAATATCCCAGGGAATAATTTCCATGTGTATTTCCATGTGCAACGGCTTTAAATGGGAATAAGAATAATATCAGTAGTAAAGGCAGCAATGTTTGCTTGTAACTTAGGTATCTTTTGTGTCTgttaaggcagagaaagagcaggtGATGATTTTGTGTTAGAATGGGGCaagtcaggggctcctgggtggctcagtgggttaaccctctgccttcagctcaggttatgatcccagggtcctgggatcaagccccacttcgggctctttgcttcccctacttccccctctctcactgcctgcctctctgcctacttgtcatctctctctctctctctctctgtgttcaataaataaataaaaaatcttaaaaaaaaaaaaaaaaagaatagggcaAGTCAGAAGATGGATAGTGTTTCCAGCATGAATTTAGGCAAAGAGAGAAATATGAATTATTGGGAATAAGTGCAAacctccaaaaaaatttttttttgttgttttttatttgccCTATCTGCAAATGAGCACATCTATCTGTACAGTAAACTTTAGACTTGAGTGTTTTCATGTGTTATTTTCTTGTCTTCATACAGAAAGAGCACCCAAACCCAGGAAAGAAATACAATGGATTACAACGAAGAGCTTACTTGCCTGATAATGAGGAAGGAAATGAGGTTTTGAGACTGCTTCGTAGAGCCTTTGATCAAAAGCTGATTTTCACAGTGGGGGATTCTCGAATGCTAGGAATCTCCAATGTCATTACATGGAATGATATCCACCACAAAACGTCTCCGTTTGGGGGACCACAAATGTGAGAAACTTCTGAAACATAATGATTGCTAAACGGGATTTAGAGGTTGTAAAATACGGCAGTTTGAGAGGGTTGCTAGAAGGAGACTTTATAGCAGTGGCATTGGATACAGTATTTTTTGAAGTAAAGTTGACTACaatgttacactagtttcaggtgtacaacagttgatttgacaattctgtacattaactCAGTGCTtaccacagtaagtgtagttaccatccgTCATTTATTCTACAACTGGAGATTTGTATCTTTTAGTCCCCTTCCCCTCTTTTGCCTAACCTCCCAACCTCTAGCCCCCTTCccctagcaaccaccagtttgttctctatatttatgagactgtttctctgtgtgtgtgttttgtattttaggttccacatatatGTGAAGTCATATGGTTTTGGTCCTCtaacttatttcacccagcataataacctctaggtcTATCTATGTTGTTGTGAATGgccagaattcattcttttttatggtttagTATTATTACATTATATGGACCGTGTGtgcgtatatatacacacacacgtatgtacatatatataaatgtatattttatatatatatatattatatatgtaatcttCTTAACTCACTTATTTATAGGTAGACACTCAAGTTGCTTCCATagcttgactattgtaaataatgctgcaataaacataggggtgcatatatcttttagaactgtgctttgattttctttgggtaaataccca harbors:
- the DTX3L gene encoding E3 ubiquitin-protein ligase DTX3L isoform X1, which encodes MVENKLVTIFLEPTKNPMEKNARPRTSFLPQSQERVRSGEKHQNAEHIPDVMDSCLQKIFLSVTADLNCKLFSKEQREHITTMCPKVKKMEGDDGIEKVCGTFRDIEKIYHFLNKQLQESGCKFESSPLTMERKPLHQQNQKNSCISPLEPKTKAEDESHRLEIPLPFFEYFQYTYPDKIDSIQKRFGVKIKIITQESSPNTVYLDFTSNPSSDLQAARESFISEFQKTVGSLEQKCVAFADTEQTNEIKQKLNQRFTKLPIKEKGRELTLLGTQDDIFAARYFFDLKASESLVMGPVKISTPTCLMNRIEVDTAHYMLVKAELLQEMTELEEKYDTRCEVWGDSNKIHILFEPKDKEFDLSAHAYSSFIDAYQYVSSQLMREVLSLKPLGKERKHLHQNKFADDFRENHPHVHFVLNQESMTLTGLPNHLAKAKQYIFKKVGMSLLAGDQKNEDQETRVDIDSNDSKVALSTFQHSASSGASGGEKEEDICSICIDIIRDKQVLSKCKHAFCTSCINKAFSYKPVCPVCQTCYGIQKGNQPEGTMTVTVLKDSLPGYESCGSIMITYNMKGGIQTKEHPNPGKKYNGLQRRAYLPDNEEGNEVLRLLRRAFDQKLIFTVGDSRMLGISNVITWNDIHHKTSPFGGPQMYGYPDPDYLKRVKLELKSKGIE
- the DTX3L gene encoding E3 ubiquitin-protein ligase DTX3L isoform X2 — protein: MEKNARPRTSFLPQSQERVRSGEKHQNAEHIPDVMDSCLQKIFLSVTADLNCKLFSKEQREHITTMCPKVKKMEGDDGIEKVCGTFRDIEKIYHFLNKQLQESGCKFESSPLTMERKPLHQQNQKNSCISPLEPKTKAEDESHRLEIPLPFFEYFQYTYPDKIDSIQKRFGVKIKIITQESSPNTVYLDFTSNPSSDLQAARESFISEFQKTVGSLEQKCVAFADTEQTNEIKQKLNQRFTKLPIKEKGRELTLLGTQDDIFAARYFFDLKASESLVMGPVKISTPTCLMNRIEVDTAHYMLVKAELLQEMTELEEKYDTRCEVWGDSNKIHILFEPKDKEFDLSAHAYSSFIDAYQYVSSQLMREVLSLKPLGKERKHLHQNKFADDFRENHPHVHFVLNQESMTLTGLPNHLAKAKQYIFKKVGMSLLAGDQKNEDQETRVDIDSNDSKVALSTFQHSASSGASGGEKEEDICSICIDIIRDKQVLSKCKHAFCTSCINKAFSYKPVCPVCQTCYGIQKGNQPEGTMTVTVLKDSLPGYESCGSIMITYNMKGGIQTKEHPNPGKKYNGLQRRAYLPDNEEGNEVLRLLRRAFDQKLIFTVGDSRMLGISNVITWNDIHHKTSPFGGPQMYGYPDPDYLKRVKLELKSKGIE